In the genome of Paenibacillus pabuli, one region contains:
- a CDS encoding response regulator transcription factor, with product MKKVWQVVIIDIHPTSMLGTKLILEEQQDLLVRGMTSTGSEGLDLVNIHQPDLILMDYRLPEGQADQYIAQMKNLSAHSHIIILTDEDNVKLFRHLISLGASGMLSKQASPSQLIHLISGLREGCVSIPLSWLASSEWAQPVESPAEELIVELTETETFIMERIVQGVTYDKIASEINVSRRSIDNYLRKIYVKLDVSSRAQAIERYALYARQTKTVS from the coding sequence ATGAAAAAAGTATGGCAGGTGGTCATCATAGATATCCACCCCACCAGCATGCTGGGCACAAAATTGATTTTGGAAGAACAGCAGGATCTGTTGGTACGGGGGATGACTTCGACTGGGTCCGAAGGACTTGATCTGGTGAATATTCACCAACCCGATCTGATTTTGATGGATTATCGGCTCCCTGAGGGTCAGGCGGATCAGTATATTGCCCAGATGAAAAATCTGTCGGCACATAGTCACATCATTATTCTCACAGACGAGGACAATGTAAAATTATTTCGTCATCTAATCAGTCTTGGTGCAAGTGGTATGCTGTCCAAACAGGCTTCCCCTAGCCAGCTGATTCATCTGATTTCCGGGCTTCGTGAGGGTTGTGTATCCATCCCATTATCCTGGTTAGCCAGTTCGGAATGGGCCCAGCCCGTCGAGTCTCCGGCAGAAGAACTTATCGTTGAATTAACAGAAACCGAAACTTTTATCATGGAAAGAATTGTTCAGGGCGTAACCTATGATAAAATAGCCAGTGAGATTAACGTTAGCAGACGTTCAATTGATAATTACCTGCGCAAAATATACGTGAAGCTGGATGTGAGCAGCAGGGCACAGGCGATTGAACGTTATGCCTTATATGCGAGGCAGACCAAAACCGTATCCTGA
- a CDS encoding PLP-dependent aminotransferase family protein — MKYFFASRTNRLLTSPLRDIREMSGRDYFISLAEELPAEELFPFKLLEEAALSVFSSGPSALQYGEPAGYGPLREWLDNDWNARKGIRTVPDQILLTTGTQQAIDLVMRLLLEPGDSVLVEHPTSPGCLEVLEMQGAKIVPVTGDGDGILPDLLEHHMQQVRPKLLFAAPSFSNPTGVLWSMERREAVLDLCSRYGVLLVEDDSYGELHFDGLEPRDFYRKYPSLFALDTADQGGHVLYIGSFSKTVAPALRTGWAAGHPALIQAMASVKRIADGQSSPMNQRLLYQLLAHSPFKWSDHLSMLNREYKTRLKLMLELLKRPGWKGSQYSIPEGGMYLWVQLPEGLDSGALLKAALLKGVSFLPGSLCSTGEQDHRYIRLNFSHPGRDELLLGMNLISESITEFTARS, encoded by the coding sequence ATGAAATATTTCTTCGCCTCCCGTACAAACAGGCTTTTGACATCACCGCTGAGGGACATTCGTGAGATGTCTGGCCGGGATTATTTCATTTCTCTGGCAGAAGAGCTGCCTGCGGAGGAGCTGTTTCCATTCAAACTGCTGGAAGAAGCGGCGCTTTCTGTATTCAGTTCCGGACCCTCCGCATTGCAGTACGGCGAACCGGCAGGGTACGGACCGTTGAGAGAATGGCTGGACAACGATTGGAATGCCCGTAAGGGCATTCGGACAGTACCAGATCAGATTCTATTGACCACAGGTACCCAGCAGGCCATCGATCTTGTGATGCGTTTGCTGCTTGAGCCTGGAGATTCAGTATTGGTCGAGCATCCTACCTCCCCAGGCTGTCTCGAGGTTCTGGAGATGCAAGGCGCCAAAATCGTGCCCGTCACAGGTGATGGGGATGGTATTCTGCCTGACCTATTGGAGCATCACATGCAGCAGGTGAGACCGAAGCTGCTTTTTGCTGCACCCAGTTTTTCCAATCCAACCGGTGTGCTGTGGAGTATGGAACGGCGTGAAGCTGTGCTTGATCTGTGCTCACGTTATGGTGTGCTGCTTGTGGAGGACGATTCCTATGGTGAACTTCATTTCGATGGATTGGAACCGAGGGACTTCTACCGAAAGTATCCTTCCCTCTTTGCGCTGGATACAGCGGATCAGGGTGGACATGTTCTCTACATTGGTTCATTTAGCAAAACTGTAGCACCTGCCCTGCGTACAGGTTGGGCTGCCGGACACCCGGCTCTGATCCAGGCTATGGCCTCCGTGAAACGGATAGCGGATGGACAGTCCAGCCCCATGAATCAGCGGTTATTGTATCAACTGCTCGCCCATTCTCCTTTTAAGTGGAGCGATCATCTCTCCATGCTGAACCGAGAATATAAGACCAGACTCAAGCTTATGCTTGAATTATTGAAGCGTCCAGGTTGGAAAGGGAGTCAGTACAGCATTCCTGAGGGGGGGATGTATCTGTGGGTACAGCTGCCGGAAGGATTGGACAGCGGAGCCTTGCTCAAAGCAGCTTTGTTAAAAGGGGTTTCTTTTCTTCCCGGTTCTCTCTGCTCCACTGGTGAACAGGATCATCGGTACATTCGATTGAACTTCAGCCATCCCGGCCGGGATGAGTTACTCCTTGGCATGAATCTGATCAGTGAGTCCATAACAGAGTTTACAGCCCGGAGTTAA
- a CDS encoding FMN-dependent NADH-azoreductase, with translation MSNILFVKANDRPADQAVSVQLYDAFLSAYKESHPGDTVTELDLYNTDLPYYGNTVITGGYKAANGIEATAEEQKAAALAAQLQDQFLAADKVVFAFPLWNFTVPAPLVNYISYLSQAGKMFKYTAEGPVGLVGDKKVALLNARGGVYSVEPMASAEMSVKYITNVLNFWGIQNPELVIVEGHNASPDRSQEIVAAGLKLASEVAASF, from the coding sequence ATGTCCAACATTTTATTTGTCAAAGCAAATGACCGTCCTGCAGATCAAGCAGTCAGCGTACAATTGTACGATGCATTTTTGAGCGCATACAAAGAATCCCACCCAGGTGACACAGTTACCGAGCTGGATCTCTACAATACAGATCTTCCTTACTACGGCAACACTGTAATTACAGGTGGATACAAAGCTGCTAACGGTATCGAAGCAACAGCTGAAGAGCAAAAAGCAGCTGCACTGGCAGCACAATTGCAAGATCAATTCTTGGCAGCAGACAAAGTGGTATTTGCATTCCCACTGTGGAACTTCACTGTTCCAGCACCATTGGTGAACTACATTTCCTACCTGAGCCAAGCTGGAAAAATGTTTAAATACACTGCTGAAGGCCCAGTAGGTCTGGTAGGCGACAAAAAAGTGGCATTGCTGAACGCACGTGGCGGAGTGTACTCCGTAGAGCCTATGGCATCCGCTGAAATGTCCGTGAAATATATTACGAATGTATTGAACTTCTGGGGTATCCAAAACCCTGAACTGGTTATCGTTGAAGGTCACAATGCTTCTCCTGACCGTTCCCAAGAAATCGTGGCAGCTGGTCTGAAATTGGCTTCTGAAGTAGCAGCAAGCTTCTAA
- a CDS encoding DUF2161 domain-containing phosphodiesterase — MAVKYETELYSPVKAFFERRGYDVKAEVKHCDLVGVRSDQNEPLIVEMKKTFNLSLLLQGMQRLKLSPFVYLAVERNRSKRGAVNQRWGELTALCRQLGLGLITVTFYKTKSPLIDVLCEPAVQTFTPGNSTSVRKGGIRRQRLLKEFDERSGDYNTGGSTRRQLVTAYREKALRVASALRAQGEASPALISKLTSVGSAASILQKNYYGWFERLSRGRYVLTIKGVQALTEHAHMLEDNNMFERDINELEMDSPLIQHIVDTKLEHIAEITVPYQIHGRDN, encoded by the coding sequence ATGGCAGTAAAGTACGAAACCGAGTTATATTCGCCTGTAAAGGCCTTTTTCGAACGACGCGGTTACGACGTGAAGGCTGAGGTCAAACATTGTGACCTGGTTGGGGTCAGATCGGATCAGAATGAACCACTCATTGTGGAGATGAAAAAAACATTTAATCTGTCTCTGCTGCTACAGGGTATGCAGCGCCTGAAGCTCAGCCCCTTCGTGTATCTAGCTGTTGAGCGAAACCGCAGCAAGCGTGGTGCCGTGAACCAGCGCTGGGGCGAATTGACTGCCCTGTGCAGACAACTCGGACTGGGGCTTATTACCGTTACGTTCTACAAAACCAAATCACCTCTGATTGATGTGCTGTGCGAACCTGCTGTCCAAACTTTTACGCCTGGTAACAGCACCAGTGTACGTAAAGGTGGTATCCGGCGGCAACGACTGCTGAAGGAATTCGACGAGCGCAGTGGTGACTACAACACGGGGGGAAGCACACGCAGGCAGCTGGTCACCGCTTACAGAGAAAAAGCATTACGTGTGGCTTCCGCCCTTCGCGCTCAGGGAGAAGCCTCCCCAGCCTTGATCAGCAAACTGACAAGTGTGGGTTCTGCTGCGTCCATTCTGCAAAAAAATTATTATGGTTGGTTTGAGCGGCTCTCCCGTGGACGATATGTACTGACGATTAAGGGTGTGCAGGCATTGACCGAGCATGCTCACATGCTTGAGGATAATAATATGTTTGAACGGGATATAAATGAACTAGAAATGGATTCCCCCCTGATTCAACATATTGTTGATACGAAGCTGGAGCATATTGCAGAAATAACGGTTCCCTACCAGATCCATGGAAGGGATAATTGA
- a CDS encoding PrkA family serine protein kinase, producing MNIFERVAEHRAESDRLSWNGTFEDYIALLREDPTPAMTAHARVYQMIESFGVEEVGGHKRYKFFEQEIFGLDRSIEKLVEEYFHSAARRLDVRKRILLLMGPVSGGKSTLVTLLKRGLEQFSRTEKGAVYAIEGCPMHEEPLHLIPLELRPEVEKEIGVRIEGNLCPSCQMRLRTEYGGDISKVRVERVIISEDNRVGIGTFSPSDPKSQDIADLTGSIDFSTITEFGSESDPRAYRFDGELNKANRGLMEFQEMLKCDEKFLWNLLSLTQEGNFKAGRFALISADEMIVAHTNESEYKSFISNKKNEALQSRMIVMPIPYNLKVSEEEKIYGKLIQQSDMKHVHIAPHALRTAAIFSILTRLKETKKQGMDLVKKMRMYDGEEVEGYKEADLREMQNEYLDEGMSGIDPRYVINRISSALIKQNLQCINALDILRAIKDGLDQHASISKEERERYLNFIALARKEYDELAKKEVQKAFVYSFEESAKTLFENYLDNIEAFCNWSKIRDPLTDEEMDPDERLMRSIEEQIGISENAKKAFREEILIRISAYSRKERKFEYSSHDRLREAIEKKLFADLKDIVKITTSTKTPDATQLKRMNEVIKRLIEEHGYTAASANELLRYVGSLLNR from the coding sequence ATGAATATTTTTGAACGCGTTGCGGAACATCGGGCAGAGAGTGACCGTTTATCATGGAACGGGACATTTGAAGATTATATTGCACTGCTGAGAGAGGACCCGACTCCGGCAATGACGGCTCACGCACGAGTGTACCAGATGATTGAATCGTTCGGCGTGGAGGAAGTTGGGGGGCACAAACGGTACAAGTTTTTTGAACAGGAAATTTTTGGGCTGGATCGCTCCATTGAAAAGCTGGTGGAAGAATATTTCCACTCGGCAGCACGCCGCCTGGATGTTCGTAAACGGATTCTGCTGCTTATGGGTCCGGTCAGCGGAGGAAAGTCAACACTCGTAACGCTGCTGAAACGTGGTCTTGAACAATTCTCCCGCACAGAGAAGGGTGCAGTATACGCTATTGAAGGATGCCCAATGCATGAGGAACCTCTGCATCTGATTCCGCTGGAGCTTCGTCCCGAAGTGGAAAAGGAAATCGGTGTCCGCATTGAGGGCAATCTGTGCCCGTCTTGCCAGATGCGTCTTCGGACCGAATATGGCGGTGATATCAGCAAGGTACGGGTGGAACGGGTCATCATTTCGGAGGATAATCGGGTGGGGATCGGAACTTTCAGTCCATCCGATCCGAAATCCCAGGATATTGCCGATCTGACCGGAAGTATCGACTTCTCAACCATTACCGAATTCGGTTCCGAGTCCGATCCACGCGCTTATCGTTTTGACGGTGAATTGAACAAGGCCAACCGTGGGTTGATGGAATTTCAGGAGATGCTGAAATGTGATGAGAAGTTTCTGTGGAACCTGTTGTCGCTGACGCAGGAAGGAAACTTTAAAGCGGGCCGATTTGCCTTGATTAGTGCAGATGAGATGATTGTGGCACATACGAATGAATCCGAATATAAATCCTTTATTTCCAACAAAAAGAATGAGGCCTTGCAGTCCCGGATGATCGTCATGCCTATTCCCTATAACCTGAAGGTTTCCGAGGAAGAGAAGATTTACGGCAAGCTCATTCAGCAAAGTGATATGAAGCATGTCCATATTGCACCGCATGCCTTGCGAACTGCAGCCATTTTTTCCATACTTACCCGCTTGAAAGAAACGAAGAAACAGGGCATGGATCTGGTCAAAAAAATGCGGATGTATGACGGCGAAGAAGTTGAAGGGTACAAAGAAGCCGATCTGCGTGAGATGCAAAATGAATATTTGGATGAGGGCATGTCAGGCATTGATCCCCGTTATGTCATCAACCGGATATCCAGTGCTTTGATTAAGCAAAATCTTCAGTGCATTAACGCGTTGGATATCCTCCGCGCTATCAAGGATGGTCTGGATCAGCATGCTTCAATTTCAAAAGAGGAACGCGAACGTTATTTGAATTTTATTGCTCTGGCTCGAAAGGAATATGATGAGCTGGCGAAGAAAGAAGTGCAGAAAGCATTTGTCTACTCGTTCGAAGAATCGGCCAAAACGCTGTTCGAGAACTACCTCGATAATATCGAGGCATTCTGCAACTGGTCCAAAATTCGTGATCCACTAACGGATGAGGAGATGGATCCGGATGAACGCTTGATGCGTTCAATTGAGGAGCAGATCGGTATTTCCGAAAATGCCAAAAAGGCCTTCAGGGAAGAGATATTGATTCGTATCTCGGCCTATTCCCGCAAGGAGCGCAAGTTCGAATACAGCAGTCATGATCGTTTGCGTGAAGCGATTGAAAAGAAACTGTTCGCTGACTTGAAGGATATTGTGAAGATCACAACTTCGACCAAGACTCCTGATGCGACGCAACTGAAACGAATGAATGAAGTGATTAAACGGTTGATTGAAGAACATGGATATACCGCAGCCAGCGCAAATGAACTGCTTCGTTATGTGGGCAGTCTGTTGAATCGCTGA
- a CDS encoding globin-coupled sensor protein, translated as MSIAIARQQQLDYIGLTAGDLQLLADHRPAFEKVVDEVVDHFYNHVGNYPNLVDLIARFSSIDRLKETQKLYWLSMTDGVVDDAYIEQRIAIGLVHSRIGLSEDYYLGTYMVYLDIATSIFQQVIPEHWHLVIQALSKMFNLDSQLVLEAYEKKEKEKLNQLAEDQQHTLLAITQITQQLTGMISELNENAQAISDVARETAASQDQANGLLEELTKEIHQIGKMGEIIREISDQSHLVGLNAAIEAAHAGEFGRGFEVVASEVRKLAASSREAQGKIQSNLAQIMKKLGSVQQESEHTASGARRQASRSEELAVFATTMEKLACDLRKLDHQE; from the coding sequence ATGAGTATTGCTATAGCAAGACAACAACAACTTGATTATATTGGATTGACCGCCGGAGATCTGCAATTGCTTGCTGATCATCGACCTGCTTTTGAGAAAGTGGTAGATGAAGTGGTGGACCACTTCTACAATCATGTGGGCAATTATCCGAATTTGGTCGATCTCATTGCCCGCTTCTCATCCATTGACCGTTTGAAGGAAACACAAAAGCTATACTGGTTATCCATGACCGATGGTGTAGTTGATGATGCATACATTGAACAGCGCATTGCGATTGGACTGGTCCATTCCCGCATTGGTTTGTCCGAAGATTATTATTTGGGCACGTATATGGTTTATCTCGATATTGCAACAAGCATATTCCAGCAGGTCATCCCTGAGCACTGGCATCTGGTTATTCAGGCCCTTAGTAAAATGTTCAACCTCGATTCACAACTTGTACTGGAGGCTTACGAGAAGAAGGAGAAGGAAAAATTAAATCAACTGGCGGAAGATCAGCAGCACACGTTGCTGGCGATCACGCAGATTACCCAGCAGCTGACAGGCATGATTAGTGAATTGAATGAAAATGCTCAGGCGATCTCTGATGTGGCCAGGGAAACGGCTGCCTCTCAGGATCAGGCCAATGGACTGTTGGAGGAGCTGACCAAAGAAATTCATCAGATTGGCAAAATGGGTGAGATCATTCGTGAAATATCGGACCAGAGTCATCTCGTGGGTTTGAATGCTGCCATTGAAGCTGCACATGCAGGCGAATTCGGCCGAGGATTCGAGGTGGTTGCCAGTGAGGTTCGCAAGCTGGCGGCTAGTTCTCGTGAGGCCCAAGGGAAAATCCAGTCGAACCTGGCCCAAATCATGAAGAAGCTGGGCAGCGTTCAACAGGAGTCGGAACATACCGCCTCTGGGGCAAGGCGTCAGGCATCCCGTTCAGAAGAGCTTGCGGTTTTTGCTACCACTATGGAGAAACTGGCATGTGATCTAAGGAAATTGGATCATCAGGAATAG